The DNA region GTGTCGAACCAGGCATCACGCTCGATACTCTGAACCAGTCCCTTGAGGCTACAGGCCTCTGGTTTCCAGTGGATCCGTCGACCGGCAGCCGGGCCACCCTCGGTGGAATGGCCGGCAACAACAGTGCGGGGGCACGCTCGCTTCAGTACGGGATGATGGTCGACAACGTCTCGGCGGTCGAGGTCATACTCGCTGACGGTCGAACATTTTGGGTCGGAGAAGGCGGGACCGAAGGCTCCGACATGCCGAGTGAGCTCGCAGTACTTCGCGCGCTGCATACGAGAGAGGCCAAAGAGATCGCGGCACGGGCGCCCCGCACCATGCGGAACGTCGCCGGCTACAATCTCGAAAGGCTGGACCCAGCAGCAGAAAATATCGCCCGCCTCCTCATCGGCTCGGAGGGAACGCTTGGCTTCTTCTCAGAGCTACGCCTGCGACTCGCGAAACAACCGACAGCCCGCGTGTTGGGAATCTGTCATTTTCCCACGCTGGTCACTGCCCTAGATGCCGTCCAACATCTGGTCCAGATCGAGCCGAGCGCCGTCGAGCTGGTCGACAGCAACGTACTCCGACTCGCTGCTGAGCGGCCGGAGTTTCGCGATACCATGTCCACGTTCGTGCGGGGCGAGCCCGGCGCCCTGCTCCTCGTGGAGTTCGCGACGACGGAGGAGGGAGCGGAGTCGACATTTCTGATACCGAAGCTCACCGAGCTGGCTACCCTTTTGGGCGATCTCGGCTTCCCCGACAGCGTCGAGTCCGCAATCACGCCCGAAGGTCAGGGCGCTGTCTGGGCACTCCGAAAAGCCGGCCTCAATATCGTCATGTCGATGGCAGGGCCGAGGAAGCCCATCTCCTTCATCGAGGACTGCGCGGTGCCCTTGGAGCACCTAGCTGCATACGCGGAGCAGGTGAGTGAGATTTTCGCTCGTCATGACACAGACGGGACCTGGTACGCCCATGCCTCGGTCGGATGTCTACACGTACGCCCGGCATTGAACCTCAGGGATCCTGATGACGTGGCCCTCGTGCGACAGATCGCCAACGAGACACACGAAGTCGTCCGCACATTCGGAGGGACCCACTCGGGCGAGCACGGAGACGGCATCCTGCGCTCTGAATTTTTGGAGACGATGCTCGGCCGGCGCATGACCGAGGCCTTCAGGGAAGTGAAAGAGACGTTCGACCCCAACGGGATGATGAACCCTGGCAAGATCGTGGATCCGCCCAGAATGGATGACCGATCGCTCTTCCGTTATCCGCCCGGGTACGCTGCGAAGGAGCTGCCTGTCGTCCTCGACTGGTCAGCGAAGGGGGGGCTTCTTTCCGCGGTCGAAAGCTGCAACAACAACGGTGCGTGCCGAAAATTCGAAGCCGGTGTCATGTGTCCGTCTTTTCGCGCGACGCGCGACGAGCGACACAGCACCAGAGGCAGAGCGAATGCGCTGCGCCTCGCACTGACGAACCAGCTTGGGCCGGAAGGACTCGACTCGCCCGAGATGGCCGAGGCCATGTCGCTCTGCATCTCGTGCAAAGGGTGCAAGCGAGAGTGTCCAACCGGCGTCGATATGGCCCGTATGAAGCTCGAGTGGCAGCACCGCCGGAACGCGCGCGTCGGGATCTCGGCCAGGGATCGCGCGCTGGCATCCCTGCCTCGACTCGCACCGCGCATTCACCGCCTAGGGCCGCTTCTCAACCTTGGAGGACGTGGCCCGTTCAAGCGCCTGGTAGGGCTGGCCGCAAAGCGACCGCTACCCAGGTGGCACAGACGGCCATGGCTGGACGGTGAACTGGGCAGCGGCGAAAAGGTCCACGCAGGCGAGGCCGGGCACACACCCGACGTCGCCGTGTTCGTCGACACTTTTTCGCGCTGGTTTGAGCCGGAGATTCCTAGAGCCGCCTCAGCCGTTCTTGAGGCGGGTTGCTTCAAGGCTACAACTCTAAAGGCCCCTGAGGGCGAGCGACCGCTCTGCTGTGGCCGCACGTACCTCAGCAGCGGGATGCTCGACGAGGCTCGCATCGAAGGCGAACGCCTTCTCGCGGCGGCGCTTCCTTTGGCCGAAGCCGGCGTGCCCATCGTGGGGCTCGAGCCTTCGTGCCTCTACACGCTCCGCGACGAAATTCCGGCACTGATTCCGGGCGCAGCTTCGGACGCAGTCGCCGCAAAAGCAGGATTGCTCGAGGAATTCCTCTCAGAGCAGTGGAGCGCAGGACGAGAGCTGCCACTCGGCGAGAGCACTGAATCCGACATAGCCTTGGTCCACGGGCACTGTCACCAGAAAGCGTTCGGCGGCACTGCAGCCACGATCACGATGCTCGAAAAGATCCCGGGCCTCGATGTACGGAAATTGGACACCGGTTGCTGTGGTATGGCCGGGGCATTCGGCTATCACGCGGAGCATTACGACATGTCGATGCAGATGGGCAGGGAGGGCTTGTTCGGGGAGCTCGACCGCTGGACAGACCACGCCCGGCTCGTCGCGGACGGAACGAGTTGTCGTGCCCAGATCGCGGACGGGACGACCCGCACCGCGGATCACATAGCAGTCGTGCTCGCCGAAGCGCTCGTATCGAGTGATCAGGACTAAGCCCCGTACGATCCGAAGATGAAATCGCCCAGCGACTCGACATCGTCACTCCGGTACAACTCTCGGCAGTGGGCCAGCAGATCATCCCCGGTAACCTCCGCCCATTCCCCCGTGCTCCGCACTCATAGAAGCACCTCGGTCAGCACGTCTAGGACGGCATCGAGTTCACCCATAGTCTTCTCACCCATGTGCCCGATCCGAAACGTCGATGGCTTCAGCTTGCCATAGCCCCCGCCAACGAGCCACCCGCGTTCTACGACGCCACGAGTCACATCAGGGCCAGTGACTCCTTCCGGCGTGCGGATCGTGCTGACCGCAGGCGACCGAAAGGCTGCCGGCGCGACCATCTCGAGACCGACGCCCGCAGTTCTCATCTTGTCGACCCAGGCCGAGGTAGCGTCCGCCATCTCGACATGGCGC from Longimicrobiales bacterium includes:
- a CDS encoding FAD-binding protein; amino-acid sequence: MADAKVAPGDPALERALRTAIKGDVSFDAFTRGLYSTDASHYQIEPLGVVFPETTADVQAILEIARERDVPVLPRGGGTSQCGQTIGRAVILDTSRHLRHISDLEFMQLGPDRGDNPQHICVEPGITLDTLNQSLEATGLWFPVDPSTGSRATLGGMAGNNSAGARSLQYGMMVDNVSAVEVILADGRTFWVGEGGTEGSDMPSELAVLRALHTREAKEIAARAPRTMRNVAGYNLERLDPAAENIARLLIGSEGTLGFFSELRLRLAKQPTARVLGICHFPTLVTALDAVQHLVQIEPSAVELVDSNVLRLAAERPEFRDTMSTFVRGEPGALLLVEFATTEEGAESTFLIPKLTELATLLGDLGFPDSVESAITPEGQGAVWALRKAGLNIVMSMAGPRKPISFIEDCAVPLEHLAAYAEQVSEIFARHDTDGTWYAHASVGCLHVRPALNLRDPDDVALVRQIANETHEVVRTFGGTHSGEHGDGILRSEFLETMLGRRMTEAFREVKETFDPNGMMNPGKIVDPPRMDDRSLFRYPPGYAAKELPVVLDWSAKGGLLSAVESCNNNGACRKFEAGVMCPSFRATRDERHSTRGRANALRLALTNQLGPEGLDSPEMAEAMSLCISCKGCKRECPTGVDMARMKLEWQHRRNARVGISARDRALASLPRLAPRIHRLGPLLNLGGRGPFKRLVGLAAKRPLPRWHRRPWLDGELGSGEKVHAGEAGHTPDVAVFVDTFSRWFEPEIPRAASAVLEAGCFKATTLKAPEGERPLCCGRTYLSSGMLDEARIEGERLLAAALPLAEAGVPIVGLEPSCLYTLRDEIPALIPGAASDAVAAKAGLLEEFLSEQWSAGRELPLGESTESDIALVHGHCHQKAFGGTAATITMLEKIPGLDVRKLDTGCCGMAGAFGYHAEHYDMSMQMGREGLFGELDRWTDHARLVADGTSCRAQIADGTTRTADHIAVVLAEALVSSDQD